A region of the Lycium barbarum isolate Lr01 chromosome 1, ASM1917538v2, whole genome shotgun sequence genome:
CTAGCAGGAAACAGTAGTTTGAGAACGAGAAGGCAGCTATTACATGCTGATAGATCACTTGGCAGAGTATATTTTTTCCTCTTCTGCTGTGTAGTCGCATGTCTGCTCTTGTTTTGACCACTTTTCCCGCTATATTGCGTGTAATTTGTAGACGAGTAATTTGTTAGATGTTAGATGATGAATATACGGGCTTGGTTCAATTTAACATGTTGCGGAAGCTTCTGTATCTTGATTCTGGCTAATGCACATAAAAAAGAGCATTGGGTGTGCTAGTAACAACAAAAGATGCTACCTTTCTTTTACTCTAGGTGATGGAGTTGCTAAGTTTTCATCCATTCTGGTGCATACTACTCCCACATGAAAATGCAAGATGTTAAGTTTTTGTCCAAGAGAAATAGATGAAAATAAAACAGTAAATAGGGGGGTTAAGGTTGGGCCGGAtcattgagaaaaaaaaaatccatgtaGACTAAATAAAATGTCACATCATATTTTGTTGATCAAATTTTATTAGGGTGGCTTTTAAAGCGGCAAAGTGGAGTGATCTTATTGTTATAATGAAATGCCTAGATTTCGTTCTCAAGTAAACTTAAAAAGTCTTATTAATTCATTTCTAACAAACTATGATTGATACACAATTATAAAAATATCCTAATTATTACTCCATTGATAATTAATCAAAGATTTCCTCAAGATCCGCATAAGCCTCTTTGACTTCAAGAAATATTAATCAAGAGGGCATTTGCTTAAACTTTTTTACATGTAAAAATAAGTTATAATCTCTTCCATTAAATGTTTATTCTATTTTTGTGTCATCTTCATGAATGACAAAATTATACTAAGActaaaatgatgaaaaaataaCTAACTATGTCTTGAGCTtctaaaatgataaataatttgagataattatttttaataaccaCGACATATAATTTCAAATGGAGGAAGTAGTAGTTTTTTACTCGTAGAATTTGCACAAAAAGGTTTAACCGGCTTCTGGAATATTGGAAGCCTCTAGGAACATAGATTTTCTAGAACACAGTTTTGAAGTTGCAATTTAATTAACGTGTGATTACTGATCGCAGTATTAGTAGTCAAAAAAACTAAGAGAGTTTGCAAGTCTAAAGTGCGATActcttttaaattaattaataaataaaagtaCTGTTATTATAGAGAGTCAGAGTATGTCTACTAACTATTAAGAAACTGCCAAATGTCTGTTAGACCTACGAGCGTGAAAATGAAAGGAAGGGGTCCAACCAAACTAAAAAGGTTGTGAATAAAGAAAGCCTAATTAGAAAAAAGAAATTCGGTGATGAAGACTGATAACTTGACTTAATATTATAATTGCTAGGGTGGAAAATAGCTCTGATCTTGCTATTTAAGTACTCtcatgttcaaaaaaaaaaaaaaaaaaagacctttgATATATAAGATAATTTGTTGGTAAAGCGTGAATATATGAACCTCTTCCACCCCTTTAGCTTCATTCCATGACTCCCTATATCTTGTTTTGTTTAACATGCCATAAATTTAAGAGAAAAATAATGTCTTAAAATTTTTATAGGTAAAGTAAACCATAAATATTTATATGGCCATAAATCAtatgaaattaaaaattaaattatttctaaataaaaatataatattttatgaaacaaattaaaagaaaaaatatggcacataaattgaaatagatagAGTAATAATTCAATTAAAGGTCAAATAGCCCCTTAAAGTTGCTCCCAATTTTTATTGGATACCTCAACTGAGGTCTTTACCTATTAGACACCAAATACATGATCAAACGTATTTATTATCATCAGAGTTTGTTAAATATTTAACGGAGATAAAAAAACGCTAAATTTATTTTTGACAATAAATACCAAAAATTGCTCAAATATATGAATATTAAAGAGGCCATTTTGATCCTATCCAAAttactactatattagaagagtgggtttgGTCGTCAgcaacccactcttctaatatagttattatacactcttctaatatagttattaattaaaataattttaaaaaataaaaaattaagatagggtccacgtgaagaattagAAGACAattggaaaaaaataataataaggtggggtccacgtgaagaagtaggagacaattgcaaaaaaaaaaaaaagatggggtCCACATGAAGAAGTAGGAGGCAATTGCAAcaaaaaaaaggacatttaaataatgataataagatcagaaaatggtaaaggtacgcttagagaaaatttaaagaagagaaattcaagaaaaaagaaataacgatttaaattgaacacaaaaaccgctaaagaaatcataaaaccaaaagatttaaaacttataccttgggtaaggataaaaattcactaattttagacacatacgtctcacacaaataatgaggaataacatcaagaagacgaaatataaacggtcaagaaacgtatacacatattttcttacaataacgAAGTTGGTCTataattaaaaatttaagactacaacagatgctaacacatgaaagcgtttttcagtgttgttgagtagaaagagatgatgacatgaaactcggtaggagaaggtgtatttcaaatctttcaattggagaatcAAACCAGAAAATTCATATATGGGAaaagcggactaagtaaaataatttattgatattttcaattaattaaattataatactttctataataaaaatttcataattatattcctaaaaggtactctctttgtcctaatttatgtgacatagtttgactaggcacgaagtttaaaaaataaaggaaagatatttgaaatttgtggtctaaaacaaatcatagatatttgtatggatttaaatcatttcattaaaggtaaaaggagaagtttcaagttaaatgatttctaaatataaaaatatattattcttttttagacagattaaaaagaaaagtatgatattattttttatgttgggCATTCATCTCATCTAGTACAAGTGACAATTGTTTGTCATTTTCTGGAGTAACAAAATCCAAAAAGAGCAACAGAAAGTGGAAAGTCcaaataataaaaaagaaaagacacTCAAACGGCGAGTAATACGAATCCAATGTAAGCGCCACGTTATTTTCAATTATCCAGAAGAAATTGACAAGTAAAATTTGTACATGTTTATTATagtatatattttatattaccgGCTAAATAAATTTTCCTATACATGCACTTACACAACAACcttgtatctatatatatatatatttgtaaagCACTATATATATGTAAAGCCATCCCCAAGCCACTTCATTCTATCTTTCACATTGCTTCTATAGTCTCACAGTACTTGCTTTCTTTGCTAAAATCCTcaatcttgaattttttttttccactttattACAGTCAGCATAAAATTACAGACTTGTTTTGTTTGGACATTCTTGATACAAATATAATTCAGGTATCTATCTTTTTTGCTTCTTTATGTCTATGTTTTTGGTTTCATTTATGTATTAGATTGGAAAGATTTGAGCTTTTCGTGATTCAGTTGGTGTTTGAAAAGTTTTGAGGCAAAGTAAGgttttttattttcaatttccCCTTATCAAGAAAAAGATTCAAGAGTTCAGGTcgaatttttaattttttgttagTGGGATTTTGCTTTATCCTCTTTTTTGGAGTATATAATGTTACCGATTGTGGGTGTGGAGCTATGGATGAAGCATAACATCTAAGTTTAGCAGAAGTTTATGATTTCATAGCTAATTTTAGTTACTGGATTTGCAATTAAATAAAAGTTTGTTCTTTCTACAGCTAGATAACTGACAAAACTTACATGTGCTTTCTTAAAATTTATAGATCCTGTTAAGCTGAGTTCTCCCCGGTAGAACCAAATCTCGCAACAAAGATGTTCCTCAACAATAAACAATTTTGAGATTTGATGTTCACTTCTCTTATCTTTTTTCAAAAACAATTTAACTAATTGGAAGAATCACTATACTTTTTATCAAGTTTTCTATGAAGATTTCTATGGGTTTCTTGGTCTACCGGAAACAGTCTCTCTAACTTacaaaggtagggataaggtctgcgtacattctaccgtCCCTagacctcacttgtgggattatgctgggtatgttgttgtttattgATATTTATCTGCTTGGAGTTTTATGGTGTAAGTTAAGATCTTGAACTGATGGGATGTGGCTTTTCGGCAACCCATCAAGTTATCGCTCCTTTGTGCAACTTGTGCACATTTTTGAAATAATTGGAAGGCCTTAATATGGAAGTTCGCAAATTTCCATACTAGTTATATCTAGTTAAGATCCTGGATTCTAATCCTTTTCCCTCTTGGCATTTGTTTCTACAGGCACTAGCAATCAAGAAAATTACATCAAGAAGCAGGATATGGCCCTTGATCTTCAATTCCAAGAGCAAATAGCAGAGACTGCCTTTGACGAGCGTGTTACTCCTTTAGAGAAATGGAAGACGTTTGATGATGAGGGCGAAGAAAAAATCTCTGGAGGTTTCGACTGTAACATTTGCCTGGACGTTGTGCATGATCCCGTGGTTACATTTTGTGGTCACTTCTATTGCTGGCCTTGCATCTACAAGTGGATTCAATTCCAAAGCCTCTCTTCAGAAAATACCGATCATCAACACCCACAATGCCCAGTTTGCAAGGCTGAACTCTCACATAAAACCTTGATTCCGCTCTACGGCCCTGGCCAAGCTACAAAACCATCTGAAGACGACGTTCCAAGTAAACGCATGGTCATACCACAAAGGCCCACGAGGCCAACATGTGGGGTCCACACGCCGATAGCAACTATCGATTCACATCCATCCCAGCAGAACCCTCGATCACATCAGTCTCATCCTGCCAGCTACATGGCCCCACCAATGCTGAGCATTGGTGGCACGACAACAAATGTGTTGCACCCCATGATTGGTGAAATGGTTTATGCACGGGTTTTTGGAAATGCATATCCAAACTCATATAATCTAGCAGACAACAGTAGTTTGAGAATGAGAAGGCAGCTATTACATGCTGATAGATCACTCGGTAGAGTATATTTTTTCCTCTTCTGCTGTGTAGTCGCATGTCTTCTCTTGTTTTGAGCACTTTTCGCATATTGCGTGTAATTGGTAGATACGAGTAGTTGGTTAGATGACGAATATACAAGCTTAGCTCAATGTAACATGGTGTGGAAGCTTTTCATCTTGATTCAGACTAGCAAAATAGTTAATCTTCATCAGGAAACCAGTTTTTAGAAAGTTGAATGGGTTTTTCCTTTGACAAACTATCCATAGGTGTTTTTCTTTTGTCAAACTTGCATGTCTAAATTCCAGAGAATGAGTCAGAGTTTGTGTAGTCATCTAGAATGTAAAGGGATGTAAAGTTTAATTTCTTTGCTTGAGCTGAAAACTCTGCTTCTATTGAAAAGTTTTAAATTGAAAAAGAGATTCTACTTTTCAAAAGGTTTTGATCAAATTTCATTACAATCTTCTAAATTTCCTTTCTAATTTTGGACATCAACATCATGTTGTTTCAAAGAGTAAAACACATACTCCCTCCAGTTCAAAATAATTAATGTCTTAACCTTAAAAAactggtccaaaataattgatgttTCACAAAATCAATTTTAATTCTTTTCTCCAAATTTGCCATTGATAGATTCCCATGATAATTATGTCAAACTTTAAAAATCAATTATTTTGGATTGGAGGAATAATTAAGAGAGCGCAACCAAGTAAGTTTGATTGATGGATAGATCACCACCTCATTTGAAGAAGTTTTTACGAAAATCTATGTTTCAAACTAGAAGAAAATCTTCATTTCTATCTTTTTTAGCATCATAGGATAGAGAAATCTAAGTAGAAGTGAATTAATACGCTATTACAATAGTGATAACAGTTGTCCATATGACATGAAAAGCAGTTTTGATAGACCAAGGCTCGCGCGCACAGATTTACATATATCAACTTTTTTATAAGTTGGAGTTTGCTTGGGCGCATTTGGACTTTTACATTAGGTGCCTGCAGCATCCCCTCCATTAGCAGAGGCGGATGTCGTGCATAAATTACTGGTTTATTCGAGCCCAATTGGCCCAAATCTTGTGTATGGTCATTTTCTTgtgcggatttcccttcaaacgcactggtctttaatttttacccttcccTTAAAAAAATGGCcgaaaatatcccgaggttctgggttcgacccctcactcagtaaaaaaaaaaaagaattttgcaAGGCAAGACTTTCGCGAAACCTTTGTCTCAAGGCCTAACATTTGCACAAAATtaagcctattcgggcaaaagttaggccttaagtcAGAGACTTGTCTTAAGacctaattttgggcaaatttttgcccgaataggcctaattttgggtaaaagttagGCCtgaaggcagaggtttgccttaaagcttaattttgggcaaaagtttgccttaaggcctaacttttgcccgaataggcttaattttgctacgaaactctaccttgcgatttttttttattgagccggggttTGAACCTAAAACCtcgaggtattaggcgaaggacaaaaattaaagaccaacaatttgagtaTAAGCTATAATCTCTTTCAATtaatgtttactctatttatgtgtcctctccattaatgacaaaattctactaatGGTAAAAATGATTTGGGCTAGCAAAATAGTTAGTCTTCATCAAGAAATCAGTTTTTAGAAAGTTGAATAGATCTTTCCTTTGACAAACTATCCATGGTTTTTTTCTTTGTCAAACATGCATGTCTAAATTCCAGAAAATGAGTCAGGGTTTGTGTAGTCATCTTGAATGTCAAgcatgggcggagccaccttaGACGAAGGGTGGTTCAGTGCACAACCTTCGCTGGAAAATTAAGATGTGTACATAGGTTAAATGTTAGCTATtatgagtatatatttaatttgCACACCCTTAACGCAAGTAAGAAGAAAATTTGCACACCCTTTACTAAATtcttggctccgccactgaaTTGTCAAGGGATgttaagttttaatttctttgcttGAGCTGAAAACTCTGCTTCTATTGAATAGTTGTAGACTGAAAAAGAGTTTTTACTTTTCAAAAGGTTTTGATCAAATTTCCTTCCTATTTTTGGACATCAACATCATGTTGTTTCAAAGAGCAAAACACATACTCCCTCTGGTTcaaaacaatttatgttttagccataaaaaattgatccaaaataattgatgtttcacaaaatcaagatacatcaaacctctctataattgctATTCGTTATAACAACACTTCACTATAACGACCTGATTTTCTCCgaaaccgatttttcatgttatattttacttctctataacaacattctactTATAACAACAGTGTCATTCATTATAGcgatacactctttgtaaaaatatctctctataacagctatactcaaatattgtgtaataatattttttaagaaatatattatgtataaaataaaatattaaaatatttatggta
Encoded here:
- the LOC132622787 gene encoding E3 ubiquitin-protein ligase RMA1H1-like; its protein translation is MALDLQFQEQIAETAFDERVTPLEKWKTFDDEGEEKISGGFDCNICLDVVHDPVVTFCGHFYCWPCIYKWIQFQSLSSENTDHQHPQCPVCKAELSHKTLIPLYGPGQATKPSEDDVPSKRMVIPQRPTRPTCGVHTPIATIDSHPSQQNPRSHQSHPASYMAPPMLSIGGTTTNVLHPMIGEMVYARVFGNAYPNSYNLADNSSLRMRRQLLHADRSLGRVYFFLFCCVVACLLLF